The following coding sequences lie in one Bartonella sp. DGB1 genomic window:
- a CDS encoding tRNA1(Val) (adenine(37)-N6)-methyltransferase, with protein MDNIEITCDAFHRGRFYLLQPKKIGHRSGVDAMLLASSVSSNFSGNLVDLGSGVGAVAYAVLSRCKNAKATLVENDPFMIELAEKTLNLPQNTEFLERIRILKADIGVTGQQRIKSGLIDNYFDFALINPPFNAWYETKTPRLLKQHAHVMQQNMIEQWIKTAAIILKSKAYLAMIARPFCLAEILHNLEKYFGDINIVAIHSKRKQNANRIIILARKASKKPLSIKPALILHSDEDSSFLPEIEELLNGKKSIFDI; from the coding sequence ATGGATAATATAGAGATTACTTGCGATGCATTTCATCGAGGTCGTTTTTACTTGTTACAACCAAAAAAAATTGGTCATCGTAGTGGTGTAGATGCTATGTTGTTGGCTTCTAGTGTATCTAGTAATTTTTCTGGTAATTTAGTGGATTTAGGGTCAGGTGTAGGTGCTGTTGCTTATGCGGTATTAAGTCGATGTAAGAATGCTAAGGCTACTCTAGTAGAAAATGATCCTTTTATGATAGAATTAGCAGAAAAAACCCTTAATTTACCGCAAAATACTGAGTTTTTAGAAAGAATTAGAATATTAAAAGCTGATATTGGTGTTACAGGGCAACAGCGTATAAAAAGCGGTTTAATTGATAATTATTTTGATTTTGCTTTGATTAACCCTCCATTTAATGCTTGGTATGAAACTAAAACGCCCCGACTATTAAAGCAACATGCTCATGTTATGCAACAAAATATGATCGAACAATGGATAAAAACAGCAGCTATAATATTAAAATCTAAAGCTTATTTAGCAATGATAGCTAGACCTTTCTGTTTAGCAGAAATATTACACAATTTAGAGAAATATTTTGGCGATATTAATATCGTGGCTATCCATTCTAAAAGAAAGCAAAATGCTAATAGAATAATAATATTAGCTAGAAAAGCTAGTAAAAAACCATTATCTATTAAACCAGCTTTAATTCTCCATAGTGATGAAGATTCGTCCTTTTTACCAGAAATAGAGGAACTTCTTAACGGAAAAAAATCTATATTTGATATATAA
- a CDS encoding polyprenyl synthetase family protein has protein sequence MNISKLINLTYEDMKKVDAFSLNNMQCHIPMIDEINDYLFSANGKRLRPMLTLAASRCCNYQGSHHITLATAIEFLHTATLLHDDVVDESDMRRGKKTARLLWGNQATVLVGDFLLGQAFKMMVNVDNIEALKLISNASSIIAQGEVMQLAAADNLHTSEAEYMKIIYNKTAILFAAATEVGAILANKENYREAFKNYGLNLGLAFQIMDDILDYKGDSQNLGKNTGDDFREGKITLPIILSYKNGDTQIRSFWEKTFNNNIKDTESLQQALTILKNGKILEQCKEKAIQHVILAKESLQILPENPYKVALLETVDFCLNRIK, from the coding sequence ATGAATATATCAAAACTTATTAATCTTACCTATGAAGATATGAAAAAAGTTGATGCTTTTTCATTAAATAATATGCAATGTCATATACCTATGATCGATGAAATAAATGATTATTTATTTTCAGCCAATGGCAAACGTCTAAGGCCGATGCTTACTCTTGCTGCTTCTCGTTGCTGTAACTACCAAGGATCTCATCATATAACCTTAGCTACCGCTATAGAATTTTTACATACAGCTACTTTGTTACATGATGATGTAGTAGATGAAAGTGATATGCGTAGAGGTAAAAAAACAGCCCGTTTATTATGGGGAAACCAAGCAACCGTCTTAGTAGGTGATTTTTTATTAGGGCAAGCTTTCAAAATGATGGTAAACGTCGACAATATTGAAGCATTAAAACTAATATCCAATGCTTCATCTATTATCGCGCAAGGTGAAGTAATGCAGCTTGCCGCAGCTGATAATTTACATACCTCCGAAGCAGAATATATGAAAATAATTTATAATAAAACAGCGATATTATTTGCTGCTGCAACAGAAGTAGGAGCCATACTAGCCAATAAAGAAAACTACAGGGAAGCTTTTAAAAATTATGGTTTAAATTTAGGTTTAGCCTTTCAAATAATGGACGACATCTTAGACTATAAAGGTGACAGTCAAAATCTAGGAAAAAACACTGGCGATGACTTTAGAGAAGGTAAAATAACCTTACCTATAATTCTAAGCTATAAAAATGGCGACACCCAAATTAGAAGTTTTTGGGAAAAGACCTTCAACAATAACATCAAGGATACAGAATCATTACAACAAGCTTTAACTATCTTGAAAAATGGTAAAATATTAGAACAATGTAAAGAAAAAGCTATACAACATGTAATATTAGCTAAAGAATCGCTACAAATATTACCTGAAAATCCATATAAAGTTGCTTTATTAGAAACTGTTGATTTTTGCTTAAATAGAATTAAATAA